In Anopheles bellator chromosome 2, idAnoBellAS_SP24_06.2, whole genome shotgun sequence, the genomic stretch GTGTCCTCATCAACGTCGTCGGTCGGGGTTCAGTTGTCAAATGGCGGTGGGGAGCGCTGCAACCTGTAGGGTTGCAGCGAGCGGTaatttgttgatttgatttaatgCAACACCATACGTAACGCCCTGGTGGGCCCTGGGTCTGGCATAAGATTTGTTTATTGTCGCCGTCTTCGGGTCGTGGAAGTCAACGCGCTGAAATAAAGTTTCAAGCATTTTTCAAATTGGCGCTCGATCGCCGCTGATTGAATGACTTCGAATGGTGTATATGGCCATCGGTAGTGGGGTCGCCAGGACAGAAAAGTTGCCTTTTGAGGTTGGCAATAAGACGTTACTTAGTAGGCGGTTCCCACTGGCAACCGGTAATCATTGGCCCATTTGTTTATTGACTCAAATACTCCTTCTATAACGCTCGAACGATCTTCGTTCCGTGTCCAGTTTGATGTTCACTTTATGTAAAGGAATTTATGTTGTCTGGAAATTCTAGAAATTGTATTTCAGTCAAAATGATTTCGTTCGATGACAAATCTAgcaatcattttttttgtctgtaAAAACCGGTCAGGTTTGTTTTATAACATTAACTATAATTCATTACTTGTTTAAACAAAACTAGCTCCTTTTGTAATACACAAGCCCATTCGTTCAAATGGTTTCCATTTCTAGTTTATGGCCCATAGCCATGCTTTGTCCGTAATCCTTAGGGTCGGAGAGGATCACCCAATACCAAGGCATGCAACAAATTGGGACCTTGGTTTCCCTGTTTCATGCGTTGCACAACctaaacacacaaacagtgTGATGGATTATTGTGTTTACCAAAGCGAAGCCATAAATTCTATCATAAATGGAGCCACGagctaaaacaaacaaccagcggtggtggtcgtccgCCGCGAGGACCCTCCGCGAAGAGAAGGCTTTTGACCCCTCCGATGGTTGCGGCATTTTCTCCACGTGCACATCCCCAAACGCGCCACCGTTCCTTTTATGCGCTTGAGAAGTAAAATAGAGTAAAACTAAAGCGAAACCCAAAAGTTGATGTGGTCCCTCGCCTGGCGGGTTTTTGTGTCCCCGCGCTCCGCGTGTGTTTACATAAAGTGCACAATTCGTCGTGTGCGTCTAACCAAATATCTCAAACATTATGATTCATGACTTCTACGAACTACGTGAGTAACAGACACTTTCCCTTTCACCTATTAGCGGACGGGGACGGACGGAAAAATTCGGAGAATGAAGAGGGAAAGACCCGTATTTCACAACTCACTCTCCGGATTTCCACGCTTTCCTTATGCTTTGATCTTGGCCATTTGGCCCATGAAAGTTATTACTCACTCACCAATTCGATTCAGTTGCGTCAGGGGCGCGGGCATTAAAGTTTAGATCAtctttcaatttctcaatCCGCACAGCATCAATCGAACTCAGTTCCATTCGATTAGTTCGCCACTGCGCCCCAGAGAAAAGCCCCGGATCGGTTCTATTGGTTTCCGCACACACCGTTCCAcataaatttcacttttccttcGCTTAACGGTTTCAGTGTTGCGACTGTAATTGGCGGAAGGGCATGTTTAGCTACCCTCGCCAACGGGGCGCAGGGCACATCAAACTCCCCGGACGATCTGTTGATCCCGAGTGCCGAGCGCATAATAAATATGTTGCGCCCGAACACCCGACCGGATATGTATGCCAAAAAAGCGCGGAGAGAAAGCgcagaaagcgaaaacattggATCGGCACAAATCGGCCAGCAAAACCGGCAGAACGGCGCGCCCAACACACCCTTCTCGTTTCGCTAAGTCCGTCGTCAGTGTTGCTCCGCTTGCTCCGAGAGCGTTTTGAAGTGAAAGGAACAAACCTTTCTCTACCGGTTTCTGATTAGTTCCCGTATCACGATGCACGTCGCGCCATACGGTGTTCTGAGTTCCGTTCAGCCGGCAATTTCAGCGCCACACCTTGGCGCAAGCAACATGGAGTAGCGAAGTAATTTATTACCAGCCGAATTATagattttcccttttttcctgttgtgTATAGGTTTTCTTTTGGTGCGAGGCGCAAGAAATCCGTACGTTCGTGTCACGCTGGGAGCGTTCGGAAAAGGAGCTCCGATAACTCGGTGAATGATACGTTTGACTGGAACAGTTTGACACCTAGAGTCTCGTCGGGCACTTTGGTGATTCGTTCGGCCACCACTCTGATTCAATGTGGACTACTAACAAGTCATCCCGAAAAAGTAGGTTAAAGCTGTAAATCCATCATCAAGGTTCGTCGCGAAGATGGGAAACAGTTTGTTCAGTCGAAGAACTCTTTCGCGGTTCGGTAATGGATAGTATTCTCCCAGCGCCCGAAATACACGCAGTTGGTTTATGGTTATGACTGCTGTTTAGATTGTGGGCTGATAGTCGAAGTGGTGTACAAAACATGCTCATggataatttaaaaaaaaaaagtttaaattgaTTAGAGAACTATTGAGGTATGACCTACGCTTTGGCTAACTGCTTTGGTCATTGCTAAAACATTTGAGGTGGCAATATTAGAATGAATGATATCTGTCGTTGGTGATAGCCCATCTAAACAACGTAAGCGTCTTGAATTGTATTTAAAGTGAATCTTTTATTATGCACAAAGTTGTTATCAGTTCGCTTTATCAATTTAACGGAATCGGCAACCTGCGCTGGGTTGGGTGGTGCTTTACCCATAGCTCTCGCCTCTGAATATTCATCGTAAAAATGAAGATCTCACTTGGCTTGGCTCGCCGATGCTACACCGGGAGTAGATAAGATAAACGGAATCTTCCCACACCGAGTGGCTCCAACTTCCAACAGCGACTCCAAATGGCAATAAAACTCGCCAGGCCGCACAAACGGGGCACACAACAACTTCGCGCTGAttaacggcggcggcccgctCCCAGACCGAAttccatcaacaacaacccttTGGCGGGGATGGCGACTAAAAGAAAGTCTTGCCTCACTACGGACGGAAACGTACCGGCCTCGGCCCGGCAAATGGCGGCAAAAGTCGTCTGAagacgtcggcggcggccacgacgaaCGTGAGCCGGAGCATAAGATGCGGCGGCAGTCGGTCTACTCTTTTCTGCTCCACCCGGTTTTAACAAGAGTGTTGCGGAGCTGgagaaaatgattttaatgGCTTTCGCCTAGTAGCAGTCGTAGTCGTAGTCGTAGACCTACACAGGGACTAGAGAGTTTACACGCCGCCCGCCAGCTCTGCCAGTCGTCCGAAGTTTGCTTGCGTTATGCAGTTCCACCGAGTGCATCTGTGCACTTCCGATCCGCCGATGGAGTGTCGTTTCGGCCGCTGAGTACTTTTTGTGTACCTTCTGGCCACTTGACGCGGCCCTGGCGCAATGCGATGGAAAAACATGCAAAtagttaaacatttttatgacatCATCTCTCCGGATTAAAGGGATGATGTTGTTGGGCGATGCGCATTACTGCGTTCCTCCCAACAACGATGCACGTGCCGATCATCGTGTTTCAGCAGAAATCGCCAAGAATCACCCTCTTTTGCAACGGGTGAGAAGTTCGATCACTTCTTGGGGTCAGTTTGCGCGATGATGAAGTAATCCTATTCGGCGGCTGCAGCTGTTTAGTGTTCACACCTTTATTTCGATGCATGATGTCAATTTCAAGAGAATAATAACGATAATGGTTTTTGGCGAGTGATGATGTAATGAAAATAGTAATTAAAGAAACACGATTACGAATGGAATGAACAAAACCCGAAGTCGCCCTCAGTTGATGTCATCGtcggttgattgttttgtaattGGACTTAGCAATAGCAAGCTTATCTTCATACATGCTTTCCAGAGTTTGTGGGTCAATTTACTATGACATAAAATGACTAATGATACTATTATCCAATGACTTTGTTGCCCAAAAGTGACAATTAATTACAAATTATGTACATTAAAAGCACTGTTGGATTTGCTGCTCATcatattattttttcatgtAGCAATGGGAATATAATCCGTTCCTTTCGATGCTATAGCTTTATGCGTTAATTGATAAATTCGCTTTATGCTctaatttttcgatttttactAATTGTTCAAATCGATACGCTTCAGTGTTTCGATATGTTTCAGTTCAAATGTCACACTACGTTCAAGCTTCATACCTCGTCGGTTGCCGATAGCTTAGGCTTTGACCATGGTACCAGATCTGCCACAAACTGGCAATTGTAGCAAAAGCCCGTTCTCTAGGACTGAGAGTAGCCCAACTACACCACCTAACGACTGCAAAAGGTTGTTTGGCATTTGCCTTGCCCCAAATGACCAGCGTTGTCGATCCACCGTGGTCAGCCAATTATGTGCCGAGCCGACAAggtgcagctgctgcggcCCAAAGTGTTCTTTCCAATCATAACTTGAGACCCACCTTTGCGGGGTTATGCGGGCGTGTAGGTATGTCGGTGCTGCAACGAGCATCGTCGGTCCCGCTGGTGGACGCGATTCTGGTGCTCGGATAAGGCTAAGAGGGTCTTCGAGTGGGGAGTGTACCCTGCTGCAACCTACTTTCACGTTTCTGGAGTTCCCGTAGCGCGCGCATTCCAAGATATCGGCACCACCCGATAAAGACAAAGTGGGGATAAGGCGACCCACGTGgcaaccaccagcaccatgcAATTGCAATTTCATTGAGTTACATTGAAAACTAGAAGCGTTCACTATGAAGTTTCTATTGAAATTGATGTTTATTGATCATCTTTTGTAGAGAAAACCTTGAAGTTCATGTCTTGTTTGTGGTCTCCATAGTACAAATCATATCTCCTTATCACAATTTACTTAATGATCATAACAACCTGATTAATATCGGGCAGATGCGTGACCCATCATTACCCGAAGAGATCCGGAATAAAGATCAGCCGCTGGAAGGCAAACCTGTCCCCCCGTCGTTGATTTCTTGTCACGCATCTTTCCTTTTTAAACGTCTCGTGTCAGTGATCATTTTCTCCAGCTTCCGGTTGCATTTGGGTCGCTTCTTCCCGTGCTGCTTTCGTCGGCCGCGTTTCTATTGGGATGCGAAACGCTTGTATTATTGCCTTTGTCGGAAAACGTATACGTCTTTAAGCGGCATGTTTGTCACTTCTGATCAATCAACATGAAGAAAATgtctttgttttcttccgccgtcAGAACCTGTCGGCAGCCATGCACCGCGCTTTCCTGTACAGTTTACAAGAAGGGAtcatggttttgttttaatcattTCGAACATATGAAATGATGTGCGTAAAGTTGAATTGTCGTCAGTTATTTTTAACATTGTACACCCGAGTCGGTCGGTTTGTCGACGCATTTCTCTCCTGAAGATCGAGCGTAGCTCGGAACTGGTTCGGGTTCGAGGTTTAAACATCTCCCATCGCGGGTGCTAGAAGATATTATTGGATCCTCGTCGAAGATCGCCGTACGCTTTTAATTATACGTTTCTTGCCAGGGTAGGAACTCGACACATCTCACGATTCGCGTCGGTTTCATTATAGGCTTGATAAATTTGAAACACATGAACGTTGACAAAGAAGCATGAGCGCGTCTTAAAGTAAATTATTGTAGCAAACACAAAATTGTTGGACACAGATTGAAAAATAAGCATTATGATAATCAACCGATTTGTTTGGTGGTGGCATAATTTGCCCGCTTGTTTTCACACAAACCACGACAGATCCCCACATACCGTGCGCTTGTTGATGCTTGATTGAATGGACCGCTTCGCGACCATCGCTGAACGGGTTATCGCCACCGCGTTACGGCAGACCCCAATCTGTGTAATGCAATTTTCAAATAACGCCTCTAAACCGGTACCCACAGACAGCGGCGGCAGCCCAGCTGCTGTGTCTGTCCGTTCGCTGTTTAGCGCTGCAGCACCGCGAACTGATTTGCATGTACCAACAACACTATCCCCGCCACAGTGAGATACTGCTGCTGTGTTGAGATAAACTAGAAAAAATAATACTTTAGCTGGCCCGACCCCGAACAGGCGCGAAACAACTATGTGGCTGTCGGGAGGGACACTGTCAATTAACATAATCATCCGCTTCCTCCGTCGGTGGGACCCGCTTGTTCCCGACAAGCATCACCATCTCGATGGCCGGATGTGTCGTGAGGGCTCTAATTTCATCGATGACGGCGCGCTTCGTTTCCGGAATCACTCGCAATACTTTGTCGATGGTCTTGTGGTTCTTGTCCTATTTACAGCTTAATAAGGCCAATTCATCCGTAAAACCTACAAATAGGGTGTCAGTCGTTGTCGTTGCTTTAAATAGTATTAATGATGAAGGtttcttatttttgtttgcagatttaaaatgttgccgGCCCCGAATGCTTTATTGCATGCTTCTTCAAACGACGATCGGACGATACGAAATTAGCCAGCGTGTCAATCCTTATTGTCTCCCTTCCACGCTTGAACGGGGGGACAGCAGAACCTTCCTCTAAAGGAACCCTGATTTGCTGTCGTGTTGGCATCGTAGGAAACATAAAGCCATAAGATGCCGCTACCGAAGCGCCTGGTGCAGCCGGTGTTTGTGGCACGATCGGTGTACGTGCGCGAAGAGCTACCGGCCGAACTGGAAACGGTCACCAATACGACGCTCACGAACATTGTCCGCCAACTGTCGTCACTGTCGAAGCACGCCGAAGATCTGTTCGGTGAGCTGGCCCGGGATGCGGGTGGCCTAGCGGAGCGTGCCAACTCACTGCAGGCACGGATCGATCGGCTGGCGATTAAAGTGACACAGCTGGACAGTACGGTCGAGGAGGTGTCCCTGCAGGACATTCAGCTGAAGAAAGCGTTCAAAAGTGCGACCATGTTCGATCAGCAGATATTTTCTCGCGCCACCATGCCCTCGGCCATGCTGGAGGTTTACAAGGTAAGGCCGGTTCGGTGTGGCCGAAAGGAAGAATTCTTCAGCTAACGGTGTGCCTGCGTTTCTTTCTAGGCTTGTGACAAACCGCCACCACTGGACAAACTAAACTGCTATCGGGACGACGGAAAGGACGGTCTCAAGTTCTACACCGATCCGAACTACTTCTTCGAATTGTGGCGTCAGGAGATGCTGAAAGACACGGAGCGAGTGATGCACGATCGTGGCAAGAAGGTACACAAACCGCGCGGAACCGACGGaagtggcggcggtgccgacgggggtggtggccggcaGAAGAAGCGCCCCCGGGCGCCACACAACACGCGCGAAAAGCAACGCCAGCGAGCGATCGGTCACGGTGAAACACTCATGCCCAACAACGTCATTTACCGGACGCCGAATGCGATCATCGGCGCGAACGATGATGCCACATCGATCTATAACAGTGCGGCCGCGATGGCAGGCGCCAATCTGATGTACGATTCACGTTCCTCCTCGGCGATGGGTGGGGCGGCCGGATTGGCCGGTGCGGCGCGGCCCAACTCGATCGAACTGCGACGAAGTTACCAACCGAACGAGATGGTGGACGGTGGTGGCTACGGTCCACCGTCACCGGGTACCTACCACCAGCAACAGATAGCGGCCGCTcagcaacaccaacagaaCAGCGTCTACCAACAGCAACTTCAGCACCATCAACACCAACAACCGATCTACGATCAGTACGGCAACCCGTCATCGCTGTACGGCTCGAGCCAGAACCAGATGTCACAGGAAAGTCTGTACGCACCGGGCACACCATCGCGATCGAAATCGCGGCCATCGCAACCTCCACCGGCGCCACCCTCTtccggcagtggcggtggtacGCCGAATGCGTCCAACGCGAACACACCAACGCGCAGTCGAAGCTTGTCCACGGGCAGAGACaatctgccgccgccgccaccgatacCGGAAGGGCTGCAGTCGCCTCCTCACGTTCTCACCAACGGTGGAGCGAATGTGGCCGCCAAGCTACTGAACCGATCGGGGTCGCGTGCCGGCTCACCGCAACTAACTATGagtggccagcaacagcagcaccagcaaatGGCGGTACAGTCGATGATGGACCAGAATCAACTGGCACTCGCTCAGCTCAACCAGCAGATCAACAATCTGAACACACTCAACATGCAGCTGAACCAGATGTCTATGAACGatctgccaccaccgccaccgatacCGGAACAGGTAAGCCCGTTGcgcgttttttcttccaacgCTTTTAAGTTGCAACCGGCACCAGAAACCAATCGTAATTCAGTGCTCATGAGGTGGCTTTGCTCTAGTCCTCAAGGATATTCCAGAGTTCGGTTTTCTTGCGCCTACTATCGTCAACCGATTAAATCGTTTTGAGAAGGAAGGACGGTTGTGGTAAGTCGTCTCAAGGAAATGGGACAGCCCATTTGGAATTCCGGTTTGGCTGATACCCTTGTTGCTCACCAAATGTGTTATTAATCACATCTCGAGCCACACGGTTGTCGATCTAAGGACGAGATTCAAAGCTGCAAACATCAGACCTAGCATGACCGAAAATTAGTTTCACTCAAACGTTGCTCACACTGTACCACTTAAAGAGTATGTCGAATTACCGTCCGTGATAACgagtaaacattttaataatgCTCGGAACTATGAGTACGAATGCTGTGTGGTGGTAAAACCTTTAATGTTCTGTATAACCGGCAGTGGCAGTTTTATACTTAAGGTTAACTAATTGGCACAATCAAGCCCACGGCCCAGGTTACCTTgaaacattccattccatttctgTTGTAACGACGACGTAATTTTTTGCGTAACGTGTCTACGGAACTTCTGATTGTGTCTGATAACAATACTCATTTGTTACTCATTTATGTTCCTTTCATGGACCATGATCGATTGATGTTTACGTGTTAGCTATCCCCCAAACAGTCACCACCGAATGtggccccaccgccaccaccgcctccaccgccgATGCTGGACGGACCGATGAGCCCCTCGAAAGCGCACCTTGCCAACGGCGACCTATACAATCTTCCGAAGATGCATCAACTAAAGAAGATTCCACCACAGGAAAAGATTGCTTACGACGATCCGCGTAGTGATCTAATGAAGGCTATCCGAGACGGTGAGACAACCGACGCAGGCACTACCATATCCCATTGAGCTGGAGCTAACTGgatgttttatggtttttagGTATCAAACTGCGCAAGGtagaaaagcaaaaccacgaagcgaaggaaaacgatCGCAACAAGGGACTGCACGATGTCGCCTCGATTTTGGCGCGGCGCGTCGCCATCGAGCtgtccgaatccgaatcctCGGAGAGTGACGACGATAGCGAGGGTTGGCaggaaacgaacgaaacgtcCGCATGACATCCGGAGAgcgtggccgccggcggcggtgggaagAAGAAGTAGAACAGCGTCCGGTGGTTTCCCAAGCCCCAGCGGGAATGAGGAAAAcacaccgtcgtcgccgttcgaTAGGTGGGCGAGAAACTGTCGCCGCGGTTCTTGTCTCGCCTCTTCTGGCCAAAAGCAGATTTAGATTTGGGTAAGCAGCGAGATGATAGAGGTCTGTCGTTGAGTGGAGTGGTGGATGAACGAGCAATGAACGTGGCAGTGCACCAGCGATGTGCAGTATGTTCCGAGATTGAATGTAGGATTGATCGTGTTAATGTGTATGTTAGAGAGCTAAGCGCTTGTATGAATGGCCACATCTCCTCCTGTCCCGTTCCCCGGAGCTGGGTTTCGAGGCTCATAAAACGGGTTTTGTTCTTGAGGAATCGCGCGGGAACGAGTTGTACTTTTTGTGCACCGGAAGAAGGGCATAAAGCGGGTGAAAAGTTTGACCTCTAACGGACTCGGTGGGTGCGATGCAATGGAGCTGCCAAGTGTTGGTGAATATTGTGTTGGGCCAATGATAGAAAATAGTTGACCGATCACCGAGATTAATAGTACTCCTAATTTAGGTTTGTTCATTTGTACAAAGATTATTTCTGTTCCACTATTTATATACACGCCGCAGAAAGCAAATCGATCGCCCGGTCGAAACACGCCTTGTTGATGAAGTTGTAGCATTACGTACTATatagatttttgtttttttt encodes the following:
- the LOC131212086 gene encoding actin-binding protein WASF2; its protein translation is MPLPKRLVQPVFVARSVYVREELPAELETVTNTTLTNIVRQLSSLSKHAEDLFGELARDAGGLAERANSLQARIDRLAIKVTQLDSTVEEVSLQDIQLKKAFKSATMFDQQIFSRATMPSAMLEVYKACDKPPPLDKLNCYRDDGKDGLKFYTDPNYFFELWRQEMLKDTERVMHDRGKKVHKPRGTDGSGGGADGGGGRQKKRPRAPHNTREKQRQRAIGHGETLMPNNVIYRTPNAIIGANDDATSIYNSAAAMAGANLMYDSRSSSAMGGAAGLAGAARPNSIELRRSYQPNEMVDGGGYGPPSPGTYHQQQIAAAQQHQQNSVYQQQLQHHQHQQPIYDQYGNPSSLYGSSQNQMSQESLYAPGTPSRSKSRPSQPPPAPPSSGSGGGTPNASNANTPTRSRSLSTGRDNLPPPPPIPEGLQSPPHVLTNGGANVAAKLLNRSGSRAGSPQLTMSGQQQQHQQMAVQSMMDQNQLALAQLNQQINNLNTLNMQLNQMSMNDLPPPPPIPEQLSPKQSPPNVAPPPPPPPPPMLDGPMSPSKAHLANGDLYNLPKMHQLKKIPPQEKIAYDDPRSDLMKAIRDGIKLRKVEKQNHEAKENDRNKGLHDVASILARRVAIELSESESSESDDDSEGWQETNETSA